A stretch of DNA from Vanacampus margaritifer isolate UIUO_Vmar chromosome 1, RoL_Vmar_1.0, whole genome shotgun sequence:
cacgcaagcacacacgcacatgcacatacacattctcacccacatacaaaataaaaatgaataaaaattaaaaaaagagagcaatgatgatgacatgtcaaatcggagttagaccctaaccctaaaaatacagaatgaacaatactgagctctccagaaaaaaaaagagaaaataaaaaataaaaataaaaaaaataaaactaattgaTCACAATcaaatttttataattttgctactttttttcttcttcaaagctTAACAGGTATTTACTtaatcttggaattaatgttAGCTCATCAAATAGAAAGAATCAGACTGTTCTCATAGCTTTAtttgatccttgaatagaaTACATCAGTAAAATCCATCTGTTAATCAAAACCATCTAAATGGACTCAGTTTTACaggccatctttttttctgagaAACAATTCTCAGAACTTCTCGCTTCCAGGTTTAGTTCTGCTCTGGAAGGAACTTGAGCAGGAAATTTTGCTCTGAGATGATACGCCAATGGCGTACAAATAAATTAGAATTTGGCTCTGCAAAGTGCACAAATTACTTCAGAGTGACAagtaaagtgtttattttattttattttacatttacttcTTAAGATTAGTGGTTGTACATTTGTTTTGCACCTAATGTCACAAAGTTGCCCCCCCGTGGAAGCATAAACTTTTGGTAGTCAGAATGAAACTTTGAAAATACATTGGTTAAATCGCAAATGATAGAAGAATGTATCTATATGTCACTTATTAAAATGATGTGGTGTCTTCCCAAGAATAAAATGTCAATTGGGGTATTTCACACATCCCTCCGTTGACATCCTCCCTGGTCCATGCTTGTGAAAGTTCTCATTCATACAGGTCATTTTATTCTCAGGGCACTGAATTGATCACAAGTGGACTTTTCTGCTCGTCTCAGAAGTCGTTTCGCCTCTTATCCGAGAAGATTTCATCAGTTCATGCAAAAAGGCTTGGTTAGGACCAGAGTTGCTGTCGaaaacccaactatttttacTTAACTATTTAACTTCACTGGTCCACATGGTGTCAGCAACTCTGCCATTATTCAGGTGTGCATGGTTGGTGAGGAATTATAACTCATAACAAGAGAAGCTTTAGACTGCAGTACAAATCCCACCTTGGTATTATGTAAGTCTGTGAGATCACACAATCCCAAacagtgtaaaaatgtttattttacaaaattctGTAAACAGAGCTTTCGATATACTTATTTCCTTGGAACTGTGGAGATGATGATGAGTCTTTTTACGAGATGGTTGCCACTTTATGGTACAGGTTCAAATCATCAGTAAATTCAGTGTCTGAGGCTCTCAGAAATGTGAGCATAGAGAATGAGACACCTCAAAGGCAGCCAGCAGGGGGAGGATGCAAGTGGATACAGGAAGGTTGCTGAAAACAGGAAGAGCTTCCGTTTACAGTTTAGGCATCCTGGCTGCATTGAGGCGCATGGACACGCAGGAAGCACCAGCCGCATAACGCATCTCCCTCAGCATGCCGCTCCACTGCTTCTTGTCGTTCTCATATCTAAAGAAGGAGCCAGAGGACGGTCACAGCTCCATATAACCATGCAATCCCGATGCGCTGCCTTAAATGAAGACTTACTGCCAGACGTCGGTGACCTCTGTGGGAGCCACCTCCTTGTTTTCCATCTCAATCATGGCGAAGCCACCCACAGCGTACAGGACGCCACCGGTACTCACTAAGTTGACAGAGCTCCTTTCCTGGGGGAATTCTGCAAAAGGCTCCCACCTGGTGAGAGTCAACCAGAGGAAAAGGTCAAGcagaaaataaatgacacaCGTAGTTAATGAGACATAACACGTACTTGTTTGTTGCAAAGTTGTAGGTTTCACAGGAGGCGGTGAGGCCGCCCTCATTCACTCCACCAGCCACTACGATCTTGCCATCATAGATGATGGAGCCAAACATTGCTCTGGGCGTCTTCATGGCCGCCAACTCCCTCCACTCTGACTGCTTGTGGTTGTACACAAACATCTTGCTGAGAGCTTTGCTGTCGAGAACAAGCAAATGTGAAGGCAAGAGATGTTGTTgtgctgttttttatttcatcatttgTCAATTTGCATCGCTGGGCAAAAACTACACCATCGAATTACATGCAACTGTGTGTAGGGAGAGCATATTGGCTGAGGATAATCCATTACATTTTGGTGAGGATCCAAATAAAAGAGTCGATACAATAATGAATTTACAATTTTTGTAGTTACAGTCCACTTACACTAGGGTCAAGTGGGGCACTGATCAACCAGCTGCACCAAGATGTCTGCAGGGAAAGAATATAACCTTGAACACTttgattttataattttttccccctcatcgTGAGTTTGTCTCATGGtggtatactgtaaataaagctcGCCATATATGGAGCATTGTAGCATCGgaatcagaatcagatttattggccaagtatgtaaaaacacacaaggaatttgtctttaCATTCCCAACCGGTCtgagaaacacaaaaacaatgacagaggGAAACAgaatgggaagcctggcggttcgctaATTCGCGCCCCGAGTTTAGGGccgtgcatccatccatctattttcgtaaacaaaaataaaagattattaatacaaattttgagttgtttaaatgcatatatttgcatttttttaatgactaatttaataaagcTTGTTtagtccaaaaggaactttcataattatagtgtttcaaagaaatgtatttgtttgaatattttttacatttaaacatgttcttgttttgtaccaaaacacaaatgattgtccttATCGTGATTTCAATCACGAGCAGCCCTAACTGAGTTTCTTAAgatgcaaaaataaagaaaacattaggaagaaagaagaaaaaagacaaggcCCAATCAGGAGCATAGTATGTATAGATGATTTAGATGCTGACCTCATAATGCGAATTATGCCGTCTTTCTTTATGATAGAAAACTATTTCTCCCAAACGGACTATATGTAGCTTTTCAGCTGCGTGGAGCAATTCGTTGTGGGTGCATGAAGCACCCTTATCAAGCAAAACTTAACACTGACACGTTGTGATGGTTGCTTCAcacatacagtgtatatatatatatatatttttttttccagtggagCTGACACCTGCTTATCACTCGCTGTGCTCAACTGACGCTTGAATACGCAAATACGGGGACAGTGTTTAATGCTGATGCTTGAAGTCTtctggtggaaaaaaataataatcttatgATGTTCTGTTTATCTGCTACACTACAACTTAATTTAGTCCTACAGAAAGAAATTGTTTACTATCACAAACTTTATTCCTATTCCATGAGTGCAATACTGTACTATCGTATATTGATGTATGAGTAGTCAGAAGGATATAGAACAAATAGCTGTGACAGTGGATGTCTCTTTTTCGCTTTCTTGTTGGCTATGTCTCACTCTCTAGACTCACTTGTCATCTGTCTTGCCACCAATGCAGTAGACCAGCCCCTTGTGGGATACAACAGCGTGTCCGTGGATCTTGAGAGGAAGCTTCTTTGTCTCACTCCACCTCATTTTCCTGAAAGAGCAATATAGAGTTTTAAAACAATACGGTCCTGCTGTGCTCTTTTATGAGGGAATGTGAGTTCATTGAATGGCCTCAATCTATTCTATACCTTAACATGACTATGGTTAGAGAGATAGAAGGGGAGGAAACAAATACGTACTCAATGTCGTAGCACATGACAGTATCCAGTGACTCATTCGTTTGCAGGTCTTTTCCAGCCACAGCAAACAGCAAGTTGTCGCTTTCGCTGATGCTGAAAAGGCATCTCGGAGAGGGCATGGGCGGCAGGGCAACCCAGTCAGAGGCAAGTGGATCCAACTAGAAGGAAAGAAACAAGTATCTGGGTGAAATTAGCAGAAACATACAACATACTTTCTAAAACGTGTTGTGTAGGAATGAAGGCATGGAAAGAAAGCTTCTACATTTGGCTTAACTTGGTGTATAGCATAAAGTCACACTAGAcatattttctacatttgtcttagaaaatgtgtgtgaatgCAGCCAATAATAGTCATACCAGACACCTTGCAAATATGTCCCCGAGGGCAATGAAGTGATGATGTCAGAGCAGTTCCACACTGATATATTTTAGAACCCGGTCTGAATGTACATGCcgcactaaaaaaacaaacatttccgtCAGCCTATCGAGAAAAAATTATCTTTATGTCACAAAATTGCGGTACTTACAACAGGAgtgtcaaacatatggcccACGGGCCAGAACTGGCACGTCAAGTGGAACAAGAACAATCTGGCCCATGAGGACCGAAcaaaaactgcagtttttcactaaaagtaacttttttcaaattttgtccactggaggaTGCACTGACGACCACCCTGTAATTTTGTTGCTCAAGATTTGATGCAAACATTTTTCACTTATTTCTGTTAAAGCCACACTGTGTAAAAAGAGACTACTAGATGCCACTTTAGCATGGAATGCAGCCAGAATGAATGCATTTAGGAAGCACGCGGTAGTACTCACACTACAGTGGCTCAGcgagaccacactttgcaagcctaccaccaattcttattttgcgtgagcaaacgagcatctcggcgagTGATGGCAACTTGGCAGCCGGTGTGAAACCTAGTGAGCGACGCCGAAAGACCGAGCGAGTTtatttagccggagcagctaacaagagcggctagtgggAGTTAGTCGGAGTCATAGGCtgaagtggctaacaagagcggctagcaggagaagctagtaaaagcttgcgagagcaaagctGAAGGTGACAAACGACAGGAGCCCAAATCACGGGACTCagtgaccacctgcaggccgtaGCAGGTAACCGGCGGTCGACCTATTGGGTCCGAGTCCGACACTtgatgcaagcaccaccagggctaacttcgttcgcaaagttgtcctttgggcatccgtagcaggaagatggcggtgaaatgtatgttgatgtgatggaacttttttttgtgtatattattgaaatcaatagtgtttttttttatttaattcattattagttcaccacttgGTGGTGCTAAAAACTGCACATGGGGGCTTTAAGAAATTTCAGATTACACGACAAcaagatattaactcattcattgccattgacggctatagatgtcaaaaattcatttgaactatttctattaatttaacattttttttccacttttgctaacaagagtatgaaaacctagaatttttttaaattgtacattcagtacagatatacaatttgtgattaatcgttagttaactagtgaagtcatgtgattaattacaattaaaaaaatttaatcgcccgatgcccctaatttaaaaaaaaaatatttaaaatgaggggcgtcagatgattaaaatttgtaatcgtaactaatcgcatgacttcaatagttgactcacgattaatcacaaattttatatctgttataagtgtacaatataaattattttctaggttttcataaaaaaatgaaatgaaatttaaaaaaaagttaaatagaaattgttcacatgaatttttgacttccatagtcgtcagtggcagtgaatgagttaataagaatagaaaaaataaatactttcagATTGTACCTTTCTCCCCGCTAATTCTGctaattatttgcattttaaaaaaatctgccacGGACAATCTGGTGTGGGCTATTTGAGCTCAAATTTAGGTGAAAAGGGTCCCCTGACTCAAAACGAGTTTCACATGAGTTGTCTCCCTGCATTCAAACAATTAAGCTACATTTCAGTGGCTAAATTCACACACATATCTCATCTGCTAAAGCAATATGCAAACTGAAACTGTAAACATAAAGCATGTTGACTCAAGAAGCCGCCTACCAAGTAGAAATAACATTGCAGAGGGACGTCCTTGTTCTCCTCATCCACAAACAGCCCCCCGATGATGTAAAGCTGGTTCTTCTGTGTCGTCAGGCTGACGTGGTTTCGTGGCACCTGCTCTGACATGGCCGCCAGGAAGCACTCGTTCTCGTTCACATCGTACGCCACCGCCGCCGAGTCGTTCACCATCAGGATGAAGTCCCGTGCGTACATACCATGCCTACGATTGTCGTTCAGAAAGCCAGGGAAAGGGctatcctcctcctcctcgtttcCTTCCTTAGCGGCCCCTTCCTTTTTCTTGGCTTTCTCTGGAAGTTTCCCCTTGAAGGCATCTCTGATAACCTGAATTGTCTTCTGGAGTTCTGGATCCGCCTTGATGATGTCGTCAGTCTCCACTTTCTCTTTGAAGAACTTCTCAGGCAGCAGGCGGAAGCGGATGCAGTTGAAAGCGTCTTTGAGGACCTTGACACGCTTATCCTTGTCATGGCGAACCCAAGCCATGACTGATTCAAACACCAACTCCTCCTTCTCCACATTCAGCGAATCTCCACCAATGATGGCAAACAGTTCGTGGGCTGCTAGTCTGAGGAACTCCTCGTCTTTATGCAGCTGCTCAAAGTGGTCGGCGATAAAGTTGCGAGCGGCGACGGCAAGCCGGGGACAGCTGAGCACAAGGCCCATCCTGAAGATGGCCATGCAGTTGCCAACAGAGATCTTCTTCTGTAGGTAATTGACACAAACCGTGAAAACTGAGGGGATCTGGAATTTGTTTGCAACAGCGATGATATCCTGAACGTTGTCATCTGTCAGGTCAATCTCAGCAGAGTAGAGGTACTGAATGATCATGTCCAGGACTGAGGCATTGACATCCTCCAGGACCACCTCTTTGGTGTTCTCCACCTCCTTACCATCTTCTGTGAAGAAGATCTCCCTGAAGTAAGGGCTACAGGCGGCCATGATCAGTCGATGGCAGGGGAGGCTGCGGTCGCCAACCTTCAAGGTGCAATCGACAAACTTGTTCTCATTCAGCAGCTCTTTCAGACCATCCTGGAGCAGAGTGCTCTGAAACAGGCGCAGCTCCTCCTTGATGGCATTGGGGTCCATGACGGCGGATGAGCAGAGTGGATCTGTCGAGGAAGGGAGGAGACGTCGAGCACAGGTCCTTCAGGCCGTGAGTCCTGGCTGGAAAGGGCAGTAGTGAGAAAAGGGTAGTCTGAAGCCCCTGCAATTGAATCCAGCCACCCACCTAAATATAGCTGCCCCTGCCTACCTCATCTCCCCTGGAATCCGCCTGCGCCAAATCACTGCACAGCACCAGCCTTGCGTTGGCCAGCAGCTGCTGTCCCAGATGGAAAGAAGCAACTGGGTGCCATCATGATTCAGCTCTTCAAGTGTCGCAAGGCCAGATTAGAGTGAAGACAATAGTGTCAGAGCCCTAGAATAGCTTGGCGCGAGCATTGCTCGGGATATATCTATAGCTAACGATGTCACATACAAAACAGGGATGGAAATAAAAGGTTCAGTCACCGCATGATATTTTGACGGTGACATTAGCTCACTTAAGTAGTAACCAGAAAAGTCAGGGACAGTAAATACTTGATATCAGTTTATGGATACTTGATCGTGGCTGACAATGATAGGATACGCCCCAGTATGGTCCAAATTATCGTCATTCATTTATTGATCTAATTAATGTACATATTTTGTGTGGACAGCAACACCTTATGCTTCTTTTAGTTTTGCAAACCTGGGTAACATTTTCCTTAAAGGAGCATTGTGGACTTGGTCgcttttttactcacgactgccacaaCTGTGTTAAGCTTGTGCATGGCGCCACTCCCCCCAAGAAACAGTGGCGTATTCAGGGCGAACACCCCACACtgaagatacaagctgataggcgcagtctttgttaaaaagtcagggctctttgtactcatctggtcATGTAAttagtggagcatgcatgatgtagaaaaagctttgatATTATCTTTTTGAACTTCACAATGCAGCTAACCATTATTTGGGCGAGACGGATGATTACAAAGCTTTCCAAAAATGGAGCAGTGCAACAGGGGTGCAGCAGCTGTGAGCGCTAACAGGtgaaaaccacacacacaagaaGCATTGCCCCACCCTCTCTTTCACTGCAGTACACATTTTTTGTCCAACAAGCTGTTCACTTGCATAGACTAAGGCAATGTACGTCTTTTTGAGTGAAACCCACTGCTGATGTGACTGAACCTGGATTTCCGTGTTCTTCCTTTAGCCTGAAAGTGTGTGAGCAGTGTGTGGAGTTAGGTAACATTTCTCCAGTGGGCAGTCCTAAAGATAGATCAGACTACGCCACTTGTCGAGGAGTAGCTCGCATGTAATTTAAGCAGAAGGGAAGAGCGGAGTCTGTTGAAGAAAGCTGTGCCGCACAGAGCTGCAGGGAGTTCAAGAGGCTAATGTATCAATCAATCCCGCTAGAAtggttctgatttttttttgtgcgtgtgtgtgcagatTCTTACAAATTTATTTCTCGGCTGATTATAAGGCTCTActagtaaatatattttatttggatTCCCTTTACTATAAGTTTAGTTGCTCCATTCAATTACATCCACTTGTTCTAGCACGTAAGCAACAGCAACAAGGAACACTAGGgcttattttgattattattatattatatatatgatatattattttatttgattattttggtaaCAATTGAcatcacaattattcaaaacaattatttttttgttcaaaacaagaaaatgtttaaacatttgaaaatattaagacaaataaaattatttgaaacacgataattatgtaagttccttttggatcaaacataatttataataatatatgttaTTTATTATGTTAGTAAAAATTTCAAGTTGGGGTGCAGCGTGGGCAGTATGGCTTGTGGGGTGCAAGCTAGTTTTGACAGGGGTGTGTGGTGAAAGACTTGTATGGACGTGCctcaaaacaactaaaaatttatattattagagctgcagctatcgaatattttggttTTCAGATATTCCATTGAAAATTCTAGCGAATAATCGGGTATTTGGATAGAAATAACAATATAACTGTATATACTTtcttggttaaagaacaattataaatacagaagacaaaaaacccATTTGCATGTAATAATTAACACCCAATTGGTATTCATTTTAAACTGTGCTTGTCAGCAAACTATTTTCCTCTGAAACAGTGAGATTTTAGACTAATCTCTCCCCCCAAATTTTTGTCAATGGAACTAAAATGACATCAGACCCACAATAGTGATTTTGTCGTCTAAATAAATAgtacatttgagtaagccttgTTGGTTAATAAGTGATCAGTAGTAACGGCAAATTAGTCAGGCTGTCAGTGTCAAAGTGTGCAcagtccatcaatccattttctgaaccgctaatCCTCACGAGGATCGCGGATGCGCTGAAGACTACCCCAGCTGTCTGTCTACGGGCTGTAGTATtatgcctttgaaaagtaatcagaTGGCTGCAGCACTTTACCGCTACTAGCTAGCGCGGCTAGCTTGCTGCTTGGTGCTGGTAGCTCGCTGTTAGCTAGCAATCACCGCTAAACGCTGGCAACAGGTGCCGTCAGCATAATTAGCGGTCTTAACTGTAGCTTGAACCTGACTTCAGGGCTAAGTTGTGTTACTGATGTCTGTTGCAACAGTTTGAGGCATTTATATTGCTGTTGTTCACAAACTCTGAATAGATAAGCACGTCGTCAGCCCGTACACCGCAACGACATGCTTCcggaaacaacttcaaaataaaagcgctaCAATGCATTGATCTACATATACTACTTGGTAAGGTAAGGTTTATTTCGAAATCGGGTTTTTCTCTCAGCGTTAGCGTCATACATATTGCTGTTAGGTGGACTACGACTATCTCAGCGGGGTATGCGAGGCAGAAATGACGAGGACTCATTTCAGCCCTAGCATTAATAATCGTTTTTGTAcggttatgccaattttgtaatcgtaGAGGGTAATAATCGAAATCGTAATAGAAttacaattaattgcacagccctcaGAAGCACGTCAGTTCATTCAAATAATTAG
This window harbors:
- the LOC144056467 gene encoding kelch-like protein 41b; amino-acid sequence: MDPNAIKEELRLFQSTLLQDGLKELLNENKFVDCTLKVGDRSLPCHRLIMAACSPYFREIFFTEDGKEVENTKEVVLEDVNASVLDMIIQYLYSAEIDLTDDNVQDIIAVANKFQIPSVFTVCVNYLQKKISVGNCMAIFRMGLVLSCPRLAVAARNFIADHFEQLHKDEEFLRLAAHELFAIIGGDSLNVEKEELVFESVMAWVRHDKDKRVKVLKDAFNCIRFRLLPEKFFKEKVETDDIIKADPELQKTIQVIRDAFKGKLPEKAKKKEGAAKEGNEEEEDSPFPGFLNDNRRHGMYARDFILMVNDSAAVAYDVNENECFLAAMSEQVPRNHVSLTTQKNQLYIIGGLFVDEENKDVPLQCYFYLLDPLASDWVALPPMPSPRCLFSISESDNLLFAVAGKDLQTNESLDTVMCYDIEKMRWSETKKLPLKIHGHAVVSHKGLVYCIGGKTDDNKALSKMFVYNHKQSEWRELAAMKTPRAMFGSIIYDGKIVVAGGVNEGGLTASCETYNFATNKWEPFAEFPQERSSVNLVSTGGVLYAVGGFAMIEMENKEVAPTEVTDVWQYENDKKQWSGMLREMRYAAGASCVSMRLNAARMPKL